Genomic segment of Pontibacter liquoris:
CCATAAAAAGCTGCACGGCGACAGCGACGAAAGTGCCCGGTAGGTTTCACCTTAACCCTGCTTCCTATGACTGCATTGACAACAACGGCCTCCTTTCCCGAACCGAAAGAAACAAGCGAAAAGGAAGTGATCCAAGCCTTGGAGGGGCAGATTGCTGCCTGGAACGCCGGTGACCTGGAAGCGGCCATGGCTTTTTACTGGAACTCGCCCGACATCCTCTGGATAAACAAAACCGGCCTCGAAAAAGGCTACCAGGAAGTGCTGGACATGTTCCGCCAGGACTTTACTGACAGCAGCCACATGGGCCAGTACAGCTACGAACCGCTGCATATTGAACAGATAACACCTGAGGTCGTTTTCTTTGTTATCCGCTGGAAAATTTTGCTGCGCGGCAAACGCCTGATGGGCGGTGTTTCGTCGCAGCTTTGGAAAAAGCCTGCCGGCCGCTGGGTGATTACCTGTGAGCACGCGAGTTAGATCAATGACTGAATTTCGAATGAGTGAATGAGTGAATAATAACTCGATTTAACCTCACCTATTTACTCATTCTGAACTATAAAAAGATATGATTTTGAGGTTGAATGAAGTGACAAAAAACCATTCACTCATTCACGCAATCACTCATTCAAAATTAAGACATGCAACTGAGTGACCTTACTTTCAGAACCGAACTGAGACCCGGTGACCTTGGCTATATCACGTACCGCCATGGTGCCATTTACAGTAACGAGTGCAATTATGGGGTGGAGTTCGAGAGCTATGTTGCCTACGGCCTTTACGAGTTCTACAGCCACTACGATCCCGACAAAGAC
This window contains:
- a CDS encoding YybH family protein, with product MTALTTTASFPEPKETSEKEVIQALEGQIAAWNAGDLEAAMAFYWNSPDILWINKTGLEKGYQEVLDMFRQDFTDSSHMGQYSYEPLHIEQITPEVVFFVIRWKILLRGKRLMGGVSSQLWKKPAGRWVITCEHAS